In Vibrio marisflavi CECT 7928, the following are encoded in one genomic region:
- a CDS encoding thiol:disulfide interchange protein DsbA/DsbL, protein MKKLFALAATLLLSVSAYAAQFKEGVNYTTLKLPLSQKPTVTEFFSFYCPHCFAFEPVIEQLQSELPKDVIFKKEHVSFMGGSMGENMSKAYATMVQLDVQKKLVPIMFNQIQEQRKPPQNIDDLRNIFVNAGVSADQFDSVFNSFAVDSMVRRYDKDFKDAGITGVPTVIVNNKYIVKTQSITSIQEYIELVKYLLKDNPGQPAKKS, encoded by the coding sequence ATGAAAAAGCTGTTTGCACTTGCTGCGACCCTACTGCTGAGTGTGTCTGCTTATGCAGCCCAATTTAAAGAGGGTGTCAACTACACCACTCTGAAACTGCCTTTATCTCAAAAGCCGACTGTTACTGAGTTTTTCTCATTTTATTGCCCACACTGCTTTGCATTTGAACCTGTAATTGAACAGCTACAAAGTGAACTGCCAAAAGACGTAATTTTCAAAAAAGAACACGTTTCGTTCATGGGTGGCTCTATGGGTGAGAACATGAGCAAAGCTTACGCGACAATGGTTCAGCTTGATGTTCAGAAAAAACTAGTGCCAATCATGTTCAATCAGATCCAAGAGCAAAGAAAGCCACCACAAAATATCGATGACCTGCGCAACATCTTTGTCAATGCAGGTGTTAGCGCTGATCAGTTTGATTCTGTGTTCAACAGCTTCGCTGTCGATTCCATGGTGCGTCGCTACGACAAAGACTTCAAGGACGCTGGCATCACTGGTGTCCCAACTGTTATCGTCAACAACAAATACATTGTTAAAACACAATCTATTACGTCGATACAAGAGTATATTGAACTAGTTAAATACCTATTGAAAGACAACCCAGGTCAACCAGCGAAAAAAAGCTAA
- a CDS encoding acyltransferase, whose protein sequence is MLAYLLLVLNIFLVILNSAFCSTIICIIALFKLVLPTASLKALATRLANKAMWLWATINAWILSASNRVEWDIEGGEDLKKDGWYLMISNHLSWTDIVVLCCVFKDKVPMPKFFLKQQLLYVPFIGMACWALDMPFMRRYSREYLIRHPEKRGQDLQTTRRSCAKFKHTPTTVVNYVEGTRFCHSKKKRNGYEHLLQPKSGGIAYTLAAMGDQFDSIVDVTLAYPENLDKPFKDMLMGRMTKIVVRSRTLPVNEEVQGDYFNDKPYKRQFQQWLSNVWQEKDELLKEIHK, encoded by the coding sequence ATGTTGGCTTATCTACTACTTGTACTTAACATTTTCTTAGTCATTCTGAATTCAGCTTTTTGCTCGACAATTATTTGTATTATTGCGCTGTTTAAACTGGTGCTTCCTACTGCTTCGCTCAAAGCACTGGCAACTCGCTTAGCGAACAAAGCTATGTGGCTTTGGGCGACTATAAACGCGTGGATTTTATCCGCTTCGAATCGAGTGGAGTGGGATATAGAAGGTGGAGAAGATTTAAAGAAAGATGGTTGGTATTTAATGATCAGCAACCATTTGAGTTGGACTGATATTGTAGTTCTTTGCTGCGTTTTCAAAGATAAAGTACCGATGCCTAAGTTTTTCTTAAAGCAGCAACTGCTCTATGTTCCTTTTATTGGCATGGCTTGCTGGGCTTTGGATATGCCGTTCATGCGTCGCTACTCCAGAGAGTACTTGATTCGTCATCCAGAAAAGCGTGGACAAGATTTACAGACGACCCGCCGCTCCTGTGCCAAGTTCAAACACACACCAACGACCGTAGTTAACTATGTTGAAGGTACACGTTTTTGTCATAGTAAAAAGAAAAGAAATGGCTACGAGCATCTACTGCAACCAAAATCTGGCGGTATTGCGTATACATTGGCTGCGATGGGCGATCAGTTTGATAGTATTGTTGATGTGACATTGGCTTACCCTGAAAACTTGGACAAACCGTTTAAAGATATGCTGATGGGTCGAATGACCAAAATCGTTGTTAGGAGTCGCACTTTGCCAGTAAATGAAGAAGTGCAAGGTGACTATTTCAATGACAAGCCTTATAAGCGTCAGTTTCAGCAGTGGCTGTCAAATGTATGGCAGGAAAAAGATGAACTGTTAAAAGAGATACATAAGTAA